In a single window of the Paenibacillus sp. MMS20-IR301 genome:
- a CDS encoding CLC_0170 family protein — protein sequence MVRVFGSIACVLLVSAVLLLTVDCRIYSSRGWLREKKYAKVLGWSYSILFLLILAGLLIYV from the coding sequence ATGGTTCGCGTATTCGGAAGTATCGCTTGTGTGCTGCTGGTCTCTGCAGTGCTGCTGCTGACGGTGGATTGCCGCATTTACAGCAGCCGGGGCTGGCTCAGGGAGAAAAAATATGCCAAAGTGCTGGGCTGGAGCTACAGTATTCTCTTCCTGCTCATCCTTGCCGGGCTGCTCATTTATGTCTAG
- a CDS encoding RluA family pseudouridine synthase, with amino-acid sequence MNTRRNPKSAPGRSAKPAAASKAQPKAGTRNSGTKSLNHKPGLRSGAANKPAAAPRPYTVAEPAELLPFLLDKITGKGRNAVKSMLSRGQISVNGKPVTRHDHPLQPGMTVTIDQEKHAEAKELLGLTIVHEDDDIIVIQKDAGLLSIATGEDNELTAYRQLMEHVRLAGPKNRVFVVHRLDRDTSGVMMFAKSEAIQQALQNSWKETVKERSYIALVEGAVKKPEGTITSWLKETSTLKMYSSHHEGDGLHAVTRYKLIQANRHFSLLEVHLETGRKNQIRVHMSDIGHPIAGDKKYGAETKAVGRLGLHARVLSFVHPTTGEVLTFESPIPKTFLKYTAPAPSN; translated from the coding sequence ATGAACACAAGAAGAAATCCCAAATCGGCCCCGGGACGCAGCGCGAAACCCGCAGCGGCTTCCAAAGCGCAGCCGAAGGCAGGAACCAGAAATTCGGGGACTAAATCTCTTAACCATAAGCCCGGACTCAGATCCGGAGCAGCGAACAAGCCGGCAGCCGCGCCAAGACCCTATACGGTAGCCGAACCTGCTGAACTGCTGCCTTTTCTGCTGGACAAGATTACGGGCAAGGGGCGGAATGCCGTCAAATCGATGCTTTCCCGGGGGCAAATCTCGGTGAACGGCAAGCCTGTAACACGGCATGACCATCCCCTGCAGCCCGGTATGACCGTTACTATTGACCAGGAAAAGCATGCTGAGGCCAAAGAGCTGCTCGGCCTGACCATTGTCCATGAGGATGATGATATCATCGTCATCCAGAAGGATGCCGGGCTGCTGTCGATTGCTACCGGTGAGGACAATGAGCTGACGGCTTACCGCCAGCTGATGGAGCATGTCCGCCTCGCGGGTCCGAAGAACCGCGTGTTTGTTGTACACCGGCTGGACCGTGATACTTCCGGCGTGATGATGTTTGCCAAAAGCGAAGCTATTCAGCAGGCCCTGCAGAACAGCTGGAAGGAAACCGTCAAGGAGCGCTCCTATATTGCACTCGTGGAGGGTGCCGTTAAGAAGCCGGAGGGCACCATCACCTCCTGGCTCAAAGAAACCTCCACGCTGAAGATGTACTCCAGCCATCATGAAGGGGACGGGCTGCATGCCGTAACCCGTTACAAGCTGATTCAGGCGAACCGCCACTTCTCCCTGCTGGAGGTTCACCTGGAGACCGGACGGAAGAACCAGATTCGTGTGCATATGTCAGACATCGGTCATCCGATTGCCGGGGACAAGAAATACGGCGCGGAGACCAAGGCTGTAGGCCGCCTCGGCTTACATGCCCGTGTGCTCTCGTTCGTTCACCCGACTACGGGGGAAGTGCTAACCTTCGAAAGTCCGATTCCAAAGACATTCCTGAAATATACTGCACCAGCGCCTAGCAACTGA
- a CDS encoding GNAT family N-acetyltransferase — MANFELIERLPTVGEHAALWAAVGWGTVNQDMSAASLGGSVYGVVIQHEDRIIGMGRIVGDGSMYFYIQDVAVLPEFQSRGAGQQIVEQLLKYIAAHSRPGAGAFTGLFASHGNDSFYERYGFRNHAPGMTGMFKVME, encoded by the coding sequence ATGGCTAATTTTGAACTTATTGAGCGACTTCCTACGGTAGGGGAGCATGCTGCACTATGGGCAGCTGTAGGCTGGGGAACCGTGAACCAGGACATGAGCGCTGCCTCGCTAGGCGGCTCCGTGTATGGGGTGGTGATCCAGCATGAGGACAGGATTATCGGCATGGGCCGGATTGTCGGAGACGGAAGCATGTATTTCTACATTCAGGATGTGGCCGTGCTGCCGGAATTCCAGTCCCGCGGAGCCGGACAGCAGATTGTGGAGCAGCTGCTTAAGTACATTGCTGCCCATAGCCGGCCGGGTGCGGGTGCGTTCACCGGGCTGTTCGCCTCACACGGCAACGACTCCTTCTATGAACGCTACGGCTTCCGCAACCATGCCCCCGGCATGACCGGAATGTTCAAGGTAATGGAATAG
- a CDS encoding cysteine ABC transporter substrate-binding protein has translation MKKGLKFAVALMAASLLLVGLTACGNSDNKDNSAGSGSSKFASIEQLKKNDKIRIGVFADKPPFGYVDADGKNQGFDVYIAKRFAKDLLGDESKAEFVLVDAASRVAYLESNKVDIIMANFTVTDERKEKVDFANPYMKLSFGIVSPDSAPITSIDQLKEKGQKLIVAKGTTAETYFTKEYPDIELLKFDQYTEIFAALKDGRGAAIANDNTELIAWAKSNPGFTVSIPAFGGQDTIAPAVAKGNTELLNWLNTELETIGKEQFIHQAYKDTLNEVYGEGYTDELVVEGGKLE, from the coding sequence ATGAAAAAAGGATTAAAGTTCGCAGTGGCACTTATGGCAGCCAGTTTGCTGCTGGTGGGTTTGACCGCCTGCGGAAATTCGGATAACAAAGATAATAGTGCGGGATCAGGCTCTTCCAAATTCGCTTCTATTGAACAGCTGAAGAAGAATGACAAGATTAGAATCGGTGTCTTCGCGGATAAACCGCCGTTTGGATATGTGGATGCGGACGGCAAGAATCAGGGCTTCGACGTCTATATCGCCAAAAGATTCGCCAAGGATCTCCTCGGTGATGAATCCAAGGCGGAATTCGTCCTGGTGGATGCCGCCAGCCGTGTAGCCTACCTGGAGTCTAACAAAGTGGATATCATTATGGCTAATTTCACTGTAACGGATGAAAGAAAAGAAAAGGTTGATTTTGCCAACCCGTATATGAAGCTGTCCTTCGGGATCGTATCTCCTGACAGTGCGCCAATCACCTCGATTGACCAGCTGAAGGAAAAGGGCCAGAAGCTGATCGTTGCCAAGGGCACAACCGCAGAAACTTACTTCACCAAAGAATATCCGGATATCGAGCTGCTGAAATTTGACCAGTATACCGAGATTTTTGCAGCACTGAAGGACGGGCGCGGCGCAGCTATTGCCAATGACAACACCGAGCTGATTGCCTGGGCCAAGTCCAATCCCGGCTTCACGGTAAGTATCCCGGCCTTTGGCGGACAGGACACGATTGCACCTGCAGTAGCCAAAGGCAACACGGAGCTGCTGAACTGGCTCAACACGGAGCTTGAGACCATCGGTAAAGAGCAGTTCATTCATCAGGCTTATAAAGATACCTTAAATGAGGTATATGGAGAAGGCTACACGGATGAGCTGGTAGTAGAAGGCGGCAAGCTGGAGTAG
- a CDS encoding amino acid ABC transporter ATP-binding protein, translating into MTNTSELLLEIKDLQKSFGDRLVLDGIDLQVSRGEVTVILGPSGCGKSTLLRCLNGLEPVQGGKIGYRGQDLARPDTDWREIRQHIGMVFQNYELFPHMTVLDNILLGPLKVQKREAKEAQQQAEQLLDRVGLLDRKDAYPRQLSGGQKQRIAIVRALCMNPEIMLFDEVTASLDPEMVREVLDVILGLAGQGMTMIIVTHEMGFAKSVGDRIVFMDQGRICETAEPQQFFTHPSTERAQHFLDIFQYQTNS; encoded by the coding sequence ATGACAAATACCAGCGAATTATTGCTTGAGATTAAGGATCTGCAGAAAAGCTTCGGTGACCGTCTGGTTCTGGACGGTATTGACCTGCAGGTGTCTAGGGGGGAAGTGACCGTTATTCTTGGCCCCTCCGGCTGCGGAAAAAGCACCCTCCTGCGATGTCTTAACGGGCTGGAGCCTGTGCAGGGAGGAAAGATTGGCTACCGTGGACAGGATCTGGCCCGGCCGGATACGGATTGGCGGGAGATCAGGCAGCATATCGGGATGGTTTTTCAGAATTATGAGTTGTTCCCGCATATGACCGTGCTTGATAATATTCTGCTTGGACCGCTTAAAGTGCAAAAGAGAGAAGCGAAGGAGGCGCAGCAGCAGGCTGAACAGTTACTGGACCGCGTTGGACTGCTTGACCGCAAGGATGCCTATCCCCGGCAGCTGTCCGGAGGACAGAAGCAGCGGATTGCAATTGTCCGGGCGCTGTGTATGAACCCTGAGATTATGCTGTTCGATGAAGTAACGGCTTCGCTTGATCCTGAGATGGTCCGTGAAGTGCTGGATGTCATTCTCGGGCTTGCCGGACAAGGCATGACTATGATTATTGTTACCCATGAAATGGGCTTTGCAAAGTCTGTAGGTGACCGGATTGTGTTTATGGATCAAGGAAGGATTTGCGAGACCGCGGAGCCGCAGCAGTTTTTCACCCACCCGTCCACAGAGCGTGCCCAGCACTTTCTGGATATATTTCAGTACCAAACAAATTCATAG
- a CDS encoding amino acid ABC transporter permease has product MQNSGIEVLFEGSNLERLLGGLLVTIEISFVSIVIGTVLGVLMGLLRTLNLKPLQAVLRLYLEAFRIIPILVWLYVVHFSFTPLLNIDISGEATSILVFSLWGAAEIGDIVRGALQSMPKHQEESGAALGLSRIQLYRYILIPQAIRRMVPGAINLATRMIKTTSLVVLIGVIEVVKIGQQIIELGVIKAPNASFWVYGFIFILYFAVCFPLSRFSRRVERRWQN; this is encoded by the coding sequence ATGCAGAATTCGGGAATTGAAGTGCTGTTTGAAGGCTCGAATTTGGAGCGTTTGCTGGGCGGCCTGCTGGTCACCATTGAAATCTCCTTCGTATCGATTGTAATCGGGACGGTGCTGGGTGTTCTGATGGGGCTGCTCCGGACGCTGAACCTGAAGCCGCTGCAGGCAGTGCTCCGGCTGTACCTGGAGGCATTCCGGATTATCCCGATTCTGGTCTGGCTCTACGTTGTACATTTCAGCTTCACTCCGCTGTTAAATATCGATATTAGCGGCGAAGCAACCTCCATTCTGGTCTTCAGCCTGTGGGGGGCAGCCGAGATCGGGGATATTGTGCGGGGGGCGCTGCAGTCCATGCCGAAGCATCAGGAGGAGTCGGGGGCTGCACTGGGCCTCAGCCGGATTCAGCTGTACCGGTACATTCTGATTCCGCAGGCTATCCGCAGAATGGTGCCCGGTGCGATTAACCTGGCTACCCGGATGATCAAGACAACCTCGCTGGTTGTGCTGATAGGAGTCATAGAGGTCGTGAAGATCGGGCAGCAGATTATCGAGCTTGGGGTGATCAAGGCACCGAACGCTTCGTTCTGGGTGTATGGATTCATTTTCATCCTGTATTTCGCAGTATGCTTTCCATTATCCCGTTTTTCCAGAAGAGTTGAACGCAGATGGCAGAATTAG
- a CDS encoding amino acid ABC transporter permease translates to MNLDWEFIAESLPLYGDAMWLTVKLAFWAIVFSLVLGLIFSIVLYYKVRGLSLIIQAYIELSRNTPLLVQLFFLYYGLPKVGLKMSEVTCAIVGLTFLGGSYMTEAFRSGMEAVSKPQVESGLSIGLSRTQLARYVILPQAFAISIPSLGANVIFLLKETSIVGAIALMDLMNVAKDLIGMHYKTAESLLLLVLAYLILVLPLSIVLSWLERKVRYAEFGN, encoded by the coding sequence ATGAATTTGGATTGGGAGTTTATCGCGGAGAGCCTGCCCCTCTACGGTGATGCAATGTGGCTGACGGTAAAGCTGGCGTTCTGGGCGATTGTGTTCTCGCTTGTGCTGGGCCTGATCTTCAGTATTGTTCTGTACTATAAGGTGCGCGGGCTTAGCTTGATTATTCAGGCTTACATCGAGCTGTCGAGAAATACGCCTCTGCTGGTGCAGTTATTTTTCCTATACTATGGTCTGCCCAAGGTTGGCCTCAAGATGAGTGAAGTAACCTGTGCCATCGTTGGCTTAACGTTCCTGGGGGGAAGCTATATGACGGAGGCTTTCCGCAGCGGTATGGAGGCTGTAAGCAAGCCGCAGGTAGAGTCGGGTCTGAGCATCGGATTATCCAGAACCCAGCTGGCCAGATATGTTATTCTTCCGCAGGCCTTTGCTATCAGTATTCCTTCGCTTGGCGCGAATGTGATATTCCTCCTGAAGGAAACGTCGATTGTCGGAGCGATCGCGCTGATGGATCTGATGAATGTGGCGAAGGATCTGATCGGCATGCATTACAAAACAGCGGAATCGCTGCTGCTGCTGGTATTAGCCTATCTGATTCTGGTGCTGCCTCTGTCCATTGTGCTGAGCTGGCTGGAAAGGAAGGTAAGATATGCAGAATTCGGGAATTGA